One Fusarium poae strain DAOMC 252244 chromosome 4, whole genome shotgun sequence DNA window includes the following coding sequences:
- a CDS encoding hypothetical protein (BUSCO:40715at5125) — protein MAAENSGYSMKPAEELPLTDKCHHYEGKHEVPWDIQKYFSQRYSIFSLYDYGVYMTDDAWFGVTPEPVANQVANDMYGTDEKKHILIDVFGGAGGNTIAFTLSQRWSRVISIERDPSTLACAQNNSKVYGVEPGLVTWILGDSFEYLDKLFNRPEELHPDLRVNLDETVLFASPPWGGPGYRTDEVFNLYNMQPYNLDDLHNAYNRLDHALFLPRTSDIRQIAKLAPPDRKVEVVQYCMEGASKALVAYLPSKYSKKSE, from the exons ATGGCAGCAGAAAACTCTGGATATTCGATGAAGCCTGCTGAAGAGCTGCCTCTCACCGATAAGTGCCACCATTACGAAGGAAAGCATGAGGTACCGTGGGATATTCAAAA GTATTTTTCACAGCGCTATTCCatcttctccctctacgatTATGGAGTTTACATGACAGACGATGCTTGGTTTGGTGTAACACCCGAGCCAGTAGCAAA TCAAGTCGCCAACGATATGTACGGTActgatgagaagaagcacATTCTCATCGATGTCTTTGGTGGCGCAGGCGGCAACACTATTGCCTTTACCCTTTCGCAGCGCTGGAGTCGCGTTATCTCTATCGAGCGCGATCCCTCAACACTCGCCTGTGCTCAAAACAATTCCAAAGTGTACGGTGTTGAGCCCGGCTTAGTCACATGGATCCTTGGGGATAGTTTCGAATATCTCGACAAATTATTCAACCGTCCAGAAGAGTTGCACCCTGACCTGAGAGTAAATCTTGACGAGACAGTATTGTTTGCGAGTCCACCATGGGGAGGTCCTGGCTACCGCACTGACGAGGTGTTCAATTTGTACAACATGCAACCGTACAATCTTGACGATTTGCATAACGCGTACAATAGATTGGATCATGCCCTTTTCCTGCCCAGGACGAGCGATATTCGACAGATTGCAAAACTGGCACCTCCAGATAGAAAAGTCGAGGTTGTACAGTACTGTATGGAGGGAGCTAGCAAGGCCTTGGTAGCTTACCTTCCAAGCAAATACTCCAAGAAAAGCGAGTAA
- a CDS encoding hypothetical protein (TransMembrane:4 (o13-31i38-56o62-79i91-108o)~BUSCO:56806at5125), with protein sequence MAPVTVNYHDLELPAYIMGAVVAGGGIMGYAKSRSVPSIVAGCTVGLLYVLGGYRIQNEESYGVELALLASVILGGSAFPRALRLRKPVPILLSVISAFGLFTFGTALRRKV encoded by the exons ATG GCACCTGTCACCGTCAATTACCATGACCTTGAGCTTCCTGCCTACATTATGGGCGCGGTGGTAGCAGGCGGAGGTATCATGGGATACGCCAAGTCACGATCTGTTCCTTCCATCGTAGCTGGCTGTACTGTTGGACTTCTGT ACGTCCTAGGTGGTTACCGTATCCAGAACGAGGAATCTTATGGAGTTGAGCTTGCCTTGCTCGCGTCGGTCATTCTTGGAGGCTCGGCGTTCCCTCGAGCTCTTCGTTTGAGGAAGCCTGTCCCTATTCTTCTCAGTGTCATCTCGGCATTCGGTCTCTTTACCTTTGGCACTGCTCTTCGAAGAAAGGTTTAA
- a CDS encoding hypothetical protein (BUSCO:57794at5125): MSTAAAGQVPAKKQQDLQVTYSNYKNTLQQIAQRIGDIEQEAEEHKLVLETLEPLSEDRKCFRLINGVLVERTVKDVVPALKTNQEGLRKVLEDLVKQYKTKQDDLEKWKKKHNVQVVQQ, from the exons ATGTCTACAGCAGCTGCAGGTCAAGTGCCTGCTAAGAAGCAGCAAG ATCTTCAAGTCACCTATTCCAACTACAAGAACACTCTTCAGCAAATAGCCCAGAGAATTGGCGATATCGAgcaagaagctgaagagcaCAA GCTCGTCTTGGAGACCCTAGAACCCCTTTCTGAAGATAGGAAGTGTTTCCGTCTCATCAATGGAGTACTCGTCGAGAGGACAGTCAAAGACGTGGTCCCAGCCCTCAAGACTAACCAAGAAGGACTCCGCAAGGTGTTGGAAGATTTAGTGAAGCAGTACAAGACGAAGCAGGATGATCTTGAAAAATGGAAG
- a CDS encoding hypothetical protein (BUSCO:37246at5125) produces the protein MFNALNRFISRLDGDVQQQRQQERGSFGFQVLRNTNLELAIEPWFDFIVGINGRPIEDPEPALFSQEVRNCAGSTVTLGLWSAKGQRTREIHAPVAPDTASLGLSLQYAPLALAANIWHVLDVPANSPADVAGLLPYSDYILGSPEGALYGEGGLGELVEDFIGRPMRIWVYNNEYNVTREVTIQPSRDWGGQGALGCVLGYGALHRIPPPLSEPVDAPGETMFDGAINEKSEDVFVPVVAGSGLPPPPTGDFLVPAQMIGNAPPSAPPRGGKKKERHGHGPNPLMDDYFKEEEEKSRAVDNAPSARNSPAPPPPKAGPPRDSPKPEAQVNSEEAQ, from the exons ATGTTTAATGCGCTGAATCGTTTCATATCGCGCCTTGACGGAGACgtccagcagcagcggcaACAAGAGCGAGGCTCGTTCGGCTTCCAGGTGTTGCGCAACACTAACTTGGAGCTGGCCATCGAGCCCTGGTTCGATTTCATTGTTGGAATTAACGGGAGACCTATT GAGGACCCTGAACCTGCTCTCTTCAGCCAGGAAGTGAGGAACTGTGCGGGCAGCACAGTTACCCTGGGGCTATGGAGTGCAAAG GGCCAGAGAACTAGGGAGATTCATGCTCCCGTTGCGCCAGACACTGCATCCCTCGGCCTGTCTTTGCAGTACGCCcctcttgctcttgctgcCAATATCTGGCATGTTCTGGATGTCCCGGCCAACTCGCCCGCTGACGTCGCCGGTCTTTTGCCGTACAGTGACTATATCCTTGGCAGCCCCGAAGGTGCGCTGTATGGAGAAGGCGGCCTGGGCGAGCTCGTCGAGGACTTTATCGGACGGCCGATGCGCATCTGGGTTTACAACAACGAATACAACGTCACACGAGAAGTCACGATACAGCCTAGCCGGGATTGGGGTGGTCAGGGTGCGTTAGGATGTGTTCTTGGATATGGCGCTCTTCACAGGATACCACCTCCTCTAAGTGAGCCTGTTGATGCCCCTGGCGAGACCATGTTTGACGGAGCTATCAACGAGAAGAGCGAGGATGTGTTTGTGCCTGTTGTTGCAGGCTCAGGACTTCCACCCCCTCCCACAGGAGACTTCCTAGTGCCTGCTCAGATGATAGGCAACGCCCCTCCAAGTGCCCCGCCAAGAGGAGGCAAGAAGAAAGAGCGCCATGGTCATGGTCCCAACCCATTAATGGATGATTATttcaaggaggaggaagagaagagtcgGGCCGTGGACAATGCGCCGTCAGCAAGGAATTCACCAGCACCCCCTCCACCAAAAGCAGGCCCTCCCAGAGACTCGCCCAAGCCAGAGGCTCAGGTCAATAGCGAAGAAGCGCAATGA
- a CDS encoding hypothetical protein (TransMembrane:3 (i76-95o101-119i140-158o)~BUSCO:58496at5125): MAPKKNARDTTSATAATTQASTSTTAPIPLAPEQTKPVLPKKSDARADVQWDQIPQTIYNHYINETPQRIMLLDIFLVYLVVVGAIQFVNCAIAGTFPFNAFLSGFGVTVAQFVFTVGLRLQTNEAVPTDCVDISPERSFAEYVTVSVMVHIFAINFIN; the protein is encoded by the exons ATGGCACCGAAAAAGAACGCTCGCGACACCACCTCCGCGACTGCTGCCACCACCCAGGCCAGTACTAGCACTACTGCGCCTATCCCTCTTGCACCTGAGCAGACCAAGCCTGTTCTTCCCAAGAAGAGCGACGCCAGAGCCGATGTGCAGTGGGACCAGATCCCCCAGACTATCTACAATCACTACATCAATGAAACTCCCCAACGTATCATGCTACTTGATATCTTTCTAGTGTACCTAGTCGTTGTGGGTGCAATCCAGTTCGTCAACTGTGCCATTGCCGGCACTTTC CCTTTCAACGCTTTCCTGTCCGGTTTCGGTGTGACGGTAGCACAGTTCGTTTTCACAG TTGGCTTGCGACTTCAAACAAACGAGGCAGTTCCTACTGATTGCGTAGACATTTCGCCTGAGAG GTCGTTCGCCGAGTATGTCACTGTCAGCGTCATGGTGCATATCTTTGCTATCAACTTCATTAACTAG
- a CDS encoding hypothetical protein (BUSCO:60346at5125) — protein sequence MHPHLHTKNALACEEVIAALEQCHAQGFMHKAVGSCNTAKERVNECLKIERSKMQAENRNAARAKRDKIKEQQPDDSEFDDSGLTVDSIQYVL from the exons ATGCATCCTCATCTCCATACAAAGAACGCCCTAG CGTGCGAAGAGGTCATCGCCGCCCTCGAGCAGTGCCATGCCCAGGGCTTCATGCACAAGGCTGTTGGAAGCTGCAATACTGCCAAGGAAAGGGTCAACGAATGTCTAAAGATTGAGAGATCCAAGATGCAGGCCGAGAACCGCAATGCCGCTCGCGCAAAGCgtgacaagatcaaggagcAACAGC CCGACGATTCCGAATTCGATGATAGTGGGTTAACGGTCGATTCTATTCAATATGTGCTATGA